Within the Bacillota bacterium genome, the region GCTCAAGTTGGCCAACCGCAGCCGCCAGTCGTTGCGAAAACTGGCGACTATTGCCCTCAAAGCAGACGAGGCTGGTATCCTGGAGGCGGCTGCGGCGCTGGGGGTACCGATTGAATTTTATCAACCCGATGACCTTGCTCGTGCCTGGGAAGAGGACTCGGGCTTGAGCAGGTCGCCAATGGTGAAAGACAAGATAGGAGTTGATGGAGTGTGCGAACCCGCCTGTTTACTGGGAACGGGGAACCCACGCTTGATCCTGCCCAAAACCCGTTTCCCCCGGGTGACGGTGGCCCTGGCCGAGGTAAGATCTGGGTGGTGGGAATCGGACCAGGGGATCTCGACCAGTTAACCTATCAGGCCCGGTCTGTCCTGGAAGAGGTGGAGGTGATTATCGGTTACCGACCTTATCTGGATCTCATCGCCCCCTTGATTGTCCGGCAGACCTTGATTGCTTCCGGCATGACCCAGGAAGTCGAACGATGCCAGCAGGCGGTCGCGCTGGCCCGGGCGGGGAAAAGTGTGGCTGTGGTCAGTAGTGGCGATCCGGGGGTGTACGGCATGGCGGGCCTGGTCCTGGAGTTGTTAGGGACCGACCCGGATATCCCAGTAGAGATTGTGGGGGGATTGACAGCCGCGCAAGCCGCTGCTGCTTGCCTCGGTGCTCCATTGATGAATGACTTTGCCGTCCTCAGTTTGAGCGACCGGTTGAATCCGTGGGAGTGCATCATAAAAAAGGTCGAACTGGCGGCGCTGGCTGACTTGGTCCTGGTGCTGTATAACCCCAAAAGTAAAACCCGGGTACGGCAGATTGATGAGGTCCAGCAGGTGCTGTTGCGGCACCGTGCCCCCGTCACCCCGGTAGGGATTGTTCGAAACGCCAAGCGGGGAGAAAGTCAGGTGACCCTGACTAATCTGGCTGAGTTCACCACCGAGCCCATTGATATGTTTTGTACGGTTATTATCGGTAATTCGCAGACACGGGTGCTGGGGAAGTGGCTGGTTACACCCCGGGGTTACGCGCTATGATCCTGGTCATCGCTGGGACGCTTGAGGGACGGGAGGTGGCCACCTGTCTCAGCCAGGCGGGATACGCGGTGCTGGCCACGACGACCACTGAGTATGGCGCAAAATTGATTGGCCCCGGTGACTTTCTGGAGGTCAGGGCGGAGGGCTTGACCCCTGAAGGATTGACGGAATTGGTTCAGGAACGGGGGATCAGGTTGGTCGTCGATGCCAGTCACCCCTTCGCGACGGCGGTTTCCCATTTAGCTGTGGAGGTCTGCCGCCAGCTGGGGATTGGTTACCTGCGCCTGGAGCGGCCGTCGTCTTGTTTGCCGGCGCATCCACTAATTTATCGAGTGTGTTCGTGGACAGCGGCGGTGGAACTGGCCGGCCAGTTGGGCGACACCATCTTTTTAACGATCGGTACCCGGCACCTGGCTGACTTTATGACCGGTACTCGCGCCGGTAAACGCCTGGTTGTGCGTGTTTTGCCCAATGCCGAAGCCATCCGGACCTGCGCGGAACTGGGCATTCCCGGTTCAGATATTATCGCCATGCAGGGGCCGTTTAGCCGGGAATTAAATCGGGCCATCTTTCAAGCTTACGGGGCCGACGTCATCGTGACCAAGGAGAGTGGCGACGCGGGTGGCGTGGAGAGCAAAGTAAGCGCGGCTCTAGATTTAGGGCTCCCTGTTGTTGTTGTCAACCGACCGGCCCTGAATTACCCTCACGTGGTCTATTCAGTGCCGGCGGTTTTAGAATGGTTAAGGAGAAGTGAACAGGATGAAGACTGCAGTGGTGGTTCTCGGTCACGGTAGCCGGGCCGAGGAGGCGAACCAGGGCCTGCGGGACCTGGCGGTGATGATCAAAGAAATGAGCCGGTTTGAGCTGGTTGTGCCGGCTTTCCTGGGCCACGGGCAACCAAATCTACCTGCGGTTCTAACGCAATTAGCGTCTGATGGGGCCGAACGGATTATTGTCGTACCGATCTTTCTTTTTCGCGGGGTGCATATGTCGCAAGACATTCCCGAGGAAATCGCTCAGGTGCAGGCAGCCCTGCCCCACGTCCAGATCATCTTCGCCAGGCACCTGGGGCCGGATCCACGCCTGGCCGCGCTGGCCTGTGACCGGATTTGGGAGGTGATCTAGATGGACGCGTTGGCTCATTTTTACACCAATCCACAGGAAATAGAACAGCGCAGCATGCAGATCATTGATGAGCTGCTGGGGGAGCGGGGCTGGTCGAAGGCCGAGGCGGCGCTGATTAAAAGGGTGGTCCATACCACCGGTGACCCGAGCCTGGCGGAAGCGGTTGTGTGGCATCCCCAGGCGCTGACCGTCGGGGTAGCAGCCATCCGCCAGGGGGTGGTGGTGATTACGGACGTGGAAATGGTCAGAGCCGGGATCAACCAGCGCCGTTTAAGCGATTGGGGCGGCCGGGTGGAGTGCTTCATCCAGGAAAAAGAGGTCACGCGCAGGGCCCAGGAACTGGGACAAACCCGGGCGATGCTGGCCATGCGTCTCCACCAGGAGCTGTTGTGGGGCAATGTGGTGGTCATTGGCAACGCGCCTACCGCCCTGGTCGAAGTTCTGCGCCTGTCTCGGGAAACAGGAAAGAGACCGGCCCTGATCATTGGGACGCCGGTGGGCTTCGTTGGCGCGGCGGAGGCCAAGGAAATTTTATGCAGCCAGGAGATCCCCTTTATTACCCTCATAGGCACGCGGGGTGGCAGCAATATCGCGGCCTCGATAGTGAATGCCCTGATTGCTCTGGCCGGAGAGGAAGACGGCTTATGCTGATCCCGCGCCTACTCATCGCTGGCACCCACAGCGGGGTCGGCAAAACCACCTTAGCCACGGGAGTCATGGCTGCCCTGGCGAACCAGGGTTACCGCGTGCAAGGCTTTAAAGTTGGTCCCGATTACATTGATCCTGGCTATCATGCCCTGGCGACCGGTCGGGCGCCACGGAACCTGGACGTGTGGTTGCTGGGGGAAGACCAGGTGGCCCGGCAGTTTGTGCGGGGGGCCCAGGGAGCAGACCTGGCCATTGTCGAAGGGGTAATGGGTCTTTTTGATGGTATCCAGGCGACCCGCGGGGTGGGCAGTTCCGCTCATGTGGCCCGACTGCTCAGGCTCCCGGTGATTCTGGTTATTGATGGCAGCGGCCAGGCCCGCAGCGCGGCCGCCCTGGTGCACGGATTTGCCACTTTTGACCCCACGATTGATCTGGTCGGGGTGATTATCAACCAGACAAGGAGTCGAGCTCATTGTCAGGGGTTAAAGACCGCCATTGAAGAGGAAGTCGGGCTCCCGGTCCTGGGGACAGTGCCGTTGGATCAGGAGCTTAACCTGGCTGAGCGACACCTCGGGTTGATTCCCGCGGTAGAGCGCGGCTGCCGCGGGGAGGATAACCGCGCGTATATCAAGCATTTAGGGCAAATGGTAAGCGAACACCTCGCGCTGGACCAACTGGTTGCCCTGGCGGAAGCAGCACCCGCGCTTGACTTAGGGCCGAGTGAGGAACTACCAGTAACGCCGTGCTTTAATGTCTCGCTAGCGGTGGCCAGAGATGAATCCTTCCATTTTTATTACCAGGATGCCCTGGAGACCCTGGAAACTCTGGGGGCCCGCCTGGTTGAGTTCAGTCCCTTAAAGGATGAGGTGCTGCCGGCCGGGGTTGATGGTTTGTATATCGGTGGTGGTTTCCCAGAAATGTTTATCGTTGAACTGACACGAAATGTTCGCTTAATGGAGAGCATCCGGCGGTTTTGGGCGATGGGAAAACCGATTTATGCTGAATGTGGTGGTCTAATGTATTTGTGCGAGCGGATCATCGACCTGAACGGAGACACCCATGCCGGGGTAGGCCTGGTGCCGGCCATAAGCCGCATGACCGAGCGACTGGCTGGTCTGGGGTACCGGGAAGGCCGGCTGCTTCGGTCGACGGTCATTGGGGAGCCTGGCACGGTGGTTCGCGGCCACGAGTTTCATTACTCGGTGGTAGATTATCATGACCAGTCACCCGCGTATCAACTATACACCGCCACCGGGGAAAAACGGAGCGTGGAAGGTTACGCGAAAGGCCACCTGTTGGCTTCATACCTGCATCTTAATTTTGCCGGTAATCCTCAGCTGGCGGATAATTTTCTTCGGTGGTGTGCGGCGGGTCCGGCGGGAACATAGTTGGGGGGAATGACAGTGAGAGGAAAGCTGATTTTTGTGACTGGCGGCGCCCGCAGTGGGAAAAGCCGGTGGGCAGAGGAACTGATCGGCCGACTGGGCAACCGGGTGGCTTATCTGGCTACTTGTGTACCTCGAGACGAGGAAATGATCGCGCGGGTGAAGATTCACCAGCAGCGCCGGCCAGCGCAGTGGGTGACGGTGGAGGAACCGCTGGAGGTGGCTCGCGCCGTCCAGCGGGTGGCTGATGAGGTAGAGGCGATTCTGATTGATTGTCTGACTTTGTGGCTGACTAACCTCCTGCTGGATGCTTACCCCGAACTGGATCGGGCGGATCTTGCTCAGATCGCCGACCTTAACCTGGAAGAAATAGAAAATTCAGTCCTGGGCCGGGTGACTGAATTAGTCCAAGCGGCCAAACAGAGTTCAGCGCAAGTGGTTATGGTTTCTAACGAGGTTGGGCTGGGGATCGTGCCTGGCTACCCACTGGGCCGACTGTATCGCGACCTGTTGGGACGAGCTAATCAGATGGTGGCTGCCGCAGCAGACGAAGTCTATCTGGTGGTGGCTGGCATCCCGCTCGAGATCAAGCACCTGGACGCCCGGCAAAATGGTGAACAAGGAGGTCGAAACGTTTGACAGCCAGAGCGATTATGATCCAGGGGACCTCATCCCATGTAGGTAAAAGCGTTGTCTGTACGGCCCTGTGCCGAATTTTTAAACAGGACGGGTACCGGGTCACCCCGTTTAAATCGCAAAACATGGCTCTGAATTCGTATGTTACCCCTGAAGGGGGAGAGATCGGTCGGGCGCAGGGAGTCCAGGCGGAAGCGGCCGGCGTTCCTGCCAGCGTCCTCATGAATCCCATCTTACTCAAACCCAAAGCTGATCAGGTGGCTCAGGTGGTGGTGCTCGGGCGGCCAGTGGCAGATATGAGTGCCCAGAACTACCGGCATGAATACCTTCCCCAAGCGATCACAATCGTGAAGCACGCTCTGGAAGAACTCAGTCGCCAGTACCAGGTGGTTGTCATCGAAGGGGCCGGCAGTCCGGCTGAGGTCAATCTCAAGGACCAGGATATCGCCAATATGAAGGTGGCTGAATTAGCAGATGCACCTGTGCTCCTGGTAGCGGATATTGACCGGGGCGGAGTGTTTGCCTCTCTGGTAGGGACCATGGAACTGCTGACGTCAACCGAACGTGACCGGGTGGCTGGTTTCATTATTAACAAGTTTCGCGGTGATTTAAGTCTACTCAAACCAGGGCTGGACTGGCTGGAACAGCGGACGGGAAAACCGGTTCTGGGGGTAATTCCTTACACCCGCGTGGAAATTGAAGAAGAAGATTCGGTCGCCCTGGAAGAACTGGCTGCGGGGCGACAGCGCGGTAGGGTTGACCAGCCGGGGCGAGAAGAGGGAAATATCGACATTGCAGTGATTATGCTACCCCGGATTTCTAATTTCACTGACTTTGACCCTCTTTTTCGGGAACCGCAAACCAGGGTACGGTACGTCCAGCGTCGAGATGAACTGGGCGAACCCGATGTAATCATTCTTCCCGGCACGAAGAATACCGCCCTTGACCTGCTCTACCTCAGGGAGAGCGGCCTGGCTGAGGCAATTGTGACCAGAGCGGAAACCGGGGGTATGGTGGTTGGCATCTGCGGCGGGTATCAGATGCTAGGCAAATGGTTACATGACCCTGAGCTGGTGGAATCGGACCACGCCAAACTGCCTGGTCTAGGTTTGCTGGATGTTGAAACCGTCTTTGCCCGGGAAAAGGTCACCCATCAGGTCAAGGCGCGAGTAGTGAGTGGGCTAAGCGGCTGGTCCGCATTGGCTGGCCAGCGGCTGACGGGTTACGAAATCCATATGGGCAAAACAACTTTGGGCCCCATGGCGCAAAACCTGTGTCTCATTGAGGAACGCTCAGGGAAAACGGTGCACGAAACGGATGGGTCAGTGGGCCTGGATGGTCGCGTGATGGGAACGTATATCCACGGGCTGTTTGACCAACCCGAGTTTCGGCGGCGATGGTTAAACACGTTGCGGATGCGCAAAGGGTGGACGCCGGTGGAGGGCGAGGTTGATTTAGATTATCGTCAGCTCAAGGAAGACCGTTACGATCGGCTGGCGGCATTTTTTCGAGAACACCTCGACCTGAAGCGAATCTATGACTTGCTCGGTTTGTAGTTTGATTTAGAGATGAGGCTTCTTTTGACATGGCAATACAAATTGTGCTGGCTTTTGTCCTGGATTTGTTAATCGGTGATCCCCGTGTTCTCCCGCATCCGGTAGTCATGATCGGTGGCGCAATTACCTGGCTGGAAGGGTGGTTGCGTCGATTCGGTCGTAAACCTTGGCAGGAGCGGTTGGCGGGCGTGGTTTTGACCGGGCTGGTGGTGAGCGGCACGTATTGGCTGGCTTTCACCCTGCTGCGTCTGGCTAACCAGCTTCACCCCTGGCTGGGGTGGGGGCTTTCCCTCTGGCTATTGGCGACGACGTTGGCGACAAAGAGTCTGGCCCAGGCCGGCCTGAACATCTACCAGCCGCTGGTGGCGGGGGATCTGGAGCGGGCGCGGAAATGTTTGTCCTGGGTGGTGGGTCGGGACACGGTTGACCTGCCGCCCGAAGAAATCGTCCGCGGCGCGGTGGAAACGGTCGCGGAGAATACGGCAGATGGGGTGATCGCGCCTATTTTTTACGCCTGTTTGGGGGGAGCCCCGCTGGCGTTGGCCTACAAAGCAGTTAACACCCTCGATTCCATGGTGGGTTACCGTAATGAGCGGTATCGTTATTTCGGCTGGGCTTCGGCCAGACTGGATGACCTGGCCAACCTCATCCCGGCCCGCCTGACTGCTGCCTTACTGACTATCGCCGCCTGGATCTGTGGTCAGGATGGTCGTGAGGCCTGGCGGTTAACCTGGCGCGATGCTCGGCGGCATCCCAGCCCGAACAGCGGTTATCCGGAAGCAGCTGTGGCCGGCGCGCTGGGAATCAGACTGGGTGGTTGGAACAGTTACGGCGGGGTGCCTTCTTTTCGTCCCTACCTGGGCGATCCCCGAC harbors:
- the cobK gene encoding precorrin-6A reductase; amino-acid sequence: MILVIAGTLEGREVATCLSQAGYAVLATTTTEYGAKLIGPGDFLEVRAEGLTPEGLTELVQERGIRLVVDASHPFATAVSHLAVEVCRQLGIGYLRLERPSSCLPAHPLIYRVCSWTAAVELAGQLGDTIFLTIGTRHLADFMTGTRAGKRLVVRVLPNAEAIRTCAELGIPGSDIIAMQGPFSRELNRAIFQAYGADVIVTKESGDAGGVESKVSAALDLGLPVVVVNRPALNYPHVVYSVPAVLEWLRRSEQDEDCSGGSRSR
- the cobU gene encoding bifunctional adenosylcobinamide kinase/adenosylcobinamide-phosphate guanylyltransferase translates to MTVRGKLIFVTGGARSGKSRWAEELIGRLGNRVAYLATCVPRDEEMIARVKIHQQRRPAQWVTVEEPLEVARAVQRVADEVEAILIDCLTLWLTNLLLDAYPELDRADLAQIADLNLEEIENSVLGRVTELVQAAKQSSAQVVMVSNEVGLGIVPGYPLGRLYRDLLGRANQMVAAAADEVYLVVAGIPLEIKHLDARQNGEQGGRNV
- the cobJ gene encoding precorrin-3B C(17)-methyltransferase; the encoded protein is MVGIGPGDLDQLTYQARSVLEEVEVIIGYRPYLDLIAPLIVRQTLIASGMTQEVERCQQAVALARAGKSVAVVSSGDPGVYGMAGLVLELLGTDPDIPVEIVGGLTAAQAAAACLGAPLMNDFAVLSLSDRLNPWECIIKKVELAALADLVLVLYNPKSKTRVRQIDEVQQVLLRHRAPVTPVGIVRNAKRGESQVTLTNLAEFTTEPIDMFCTVIIGNSQTRVLGKWLVTPRGYAL
- a CDS encoding precorrin-8X methylmutase, coding for MAHFYTNPQEIEQRSMQIIDELLGERGWSKAEAALIKRVVHTTGDPSLAEAVVWHPQALTVGVAAIRQGVVVITDVEMVRAGINQRRLSDWGGRVECFIQEKEVTRRAQELGQTRAMLAMRLHQELLWGNVVVIGNAPTALVEVLRLSRETGKRPALIIGTPVGFVGAAEAKEILCSQEIPFITLIGTRGGSNIAASIVNALIALAGEEDGLC
- a CDS encoding cobyric acid synthase translates to MIQGTSSHVGKSVVCTALCRIFKQDGYRVTPFKSQNMALNSYVTPEGGEIGRAQGVQAEAAGVPASVLMNPILLKPKADQVAQVVVLGRPVADMSAQNYRHEYLPQAITIVKHALEELSRQYQVVVIEGAGSPAEVNLKDQDIANMKVAELADAPVLLVADIDRGGVFASLVGTMELLTSTERDRVAGFIINKFRGDLSLLKPGLDWLEQRTGKPVLGVIPYTRVEIEEEDSVALEELAAGRQRGRVDQPGREEGNIDIAVIMLPRISNFTDFDPLFREPQTRVRYVQRRDELGEPDVIILPGTKNTALDLLYLRESGLAEAIVTRAETGGMVVGICGGYQMLGKWLHDPELVESDHAKLPGLGLLDVETVFAREKVTHQVKARVVSGLSGWSALAGQRLTGYEIHMGKTTLGPMAQNLCLIEERSGKTVHETDGSVGLDGRVMGTYIHGLFDQPEFRRRWLNTLRMRKGWTPVEGEVDLDYRQLKEDRYDRLAAFFREHLDLKRIYDLLGL
- a CDS encoding cobalamin biosynthesis protein CbiX, whose protein sequence is MKTAVVVLGHGSRAEEANQGLRDLAVMIKEMSRFELVVPAFLGHGQPNLPAVLTQLASDGAERIIVVPIFLFRGVHMSQDIPEEIAQVQAALPHVQIIFARHLGPDPRLAALACDRIWEVI
- the cobD gene encoding cobalamin biosynthesis protein CobD, which produces MAIQIVLAFVLDLLIGDPRVLPHPVVMIGGAITWLEGWLRRFGRKPWQERLAGVVLTGLVVSGTYWLAFTLLRLANQLHPWLGWGLSLWLLATTLATKSLAQAGLNIYQPLVAGDLERARKCLSWVVGRDTVDLPPEEIVRGAVETVAENTADGVIAPIFYACLGGAPLALAYKAVNTLDSMVGYRNERYRYFGWASARLDDLANLIPARLTAALLTIAAWICGQDGREAWRLTWRDARRHPSPNSGYPEAAVAGALGIRLGGWNSYGGVPSFRPYLGDPRRPIVPSDILAAVSMMRVAAWLGVAMGAAWCWWVN
- a CDS encoding cobyrinate a,c-diamide synthase is translated as MLIPRLLIAGTHSGVGKTTLATGVMAALANQGYRVQGFKVGPDYIDPGYHALATGRAPRNLDVWLLGEDQVARQFVRGAQGADLAIVEGVMGLFDGIQATRGVGSSAHVARLLRLPVILVIDGSGQARSAAALVHGFATFDPTIDLVGVIINQTRSRAHCQGLKTAIEEEVGLPVLGTVPLDQELNLAERHLGLIPAVERGCRGEDNRAYIKHLGQMVSEHLALDQLVALAEAAPALDLGPSEELPVTPCFNVSLAVARDESFHFYYQDALETLETLGARLVEFSPLKDEVLPAGVDGLYIGGGFPEMFIVELTRNVRLMESIRRFWAMGKPIYAECGGLMYLCERIIDLNGDTHAGVGLVPAISRMTERLAGLGYREGRLLRSTVIGEPGTVVRGHEFHYSVVDYHDQSPAYQLYTATGEKRSVEGYAKGHLLASYLHLNFAGNPQLADNFLRWCAAGPAGT